AAATGCTCCCTCTGTTTGCAAATTGAAAACTTTTATTGCAACTTCCATTCCATCTGAAAGCCTCCCTTTATATACATATCCAAAACTCCCTGAACCAAGCATATTGCTTTCCTCAAATCCATTAGTTGCTCGTGAAAGTTTAGCATGTGAAATTCTTCTCGGTGTCTTCAAAGACAACAAATCATCTTTAATTGGTAGAGTTGTACTTCTCCTTTGGCATCTTCTATACATAATAGTTAAGACTGTTAGTACTACGACAATACCAATTGTTGGTAAACCATACCTAAAAGCATGCAATATAATCATTTGGGAGTTTTTGTGGATGTCGTTTTTGCAAGGTGGGACTAGCAATCTAGGTGGGCCACAAAGTGCATAATTCTTCATGAATGATGTGCTAGAAAAGTTTGAAAAACATCCTTTGCTGGGAATTTCCCCTTCAAGTCTATTGAAAGACACATTAAAATACTTTAGATATAAAAGCTTTTCCAAAGATTTGGGAATGACTCCAGAGAGATTGTTATTGCATAAATCCAAGAATTCCAAACTAATCAACCCATCAAATGATTCAGGGATATGACCATGTagtatattatttgataaatctAATGAAACCAAAGTTTGAAGACCCCCAAATGTGGATAAGATATCGCCCGTGAGAAGATTCCTTGATAAATTTAGTTTCAGTAGACTCCTAAGATTTCCAACATCAATAGCATGTGAATTGTGAAGATGgtttgatgataaatctatttttaaGATATCTTTAAGATTCCACAAAGTTGAGGGTATTGCAGAACTCAATTTGTTGGAATGTAACCAAAGATATCCCAAAGAAGTAATATTACCCAAACAAGAGGGTATAGATCCATGCAGCTTATTCAACCCTAAAAACAAGTTGTATAATCTCTCCAAATCACAAAGGCTTTCTGAGATGGGCCCTCCTAATTTATTAGAGGAAAGACCTAGACTTTGGAGATTCCGCAGTCCTCCTATTGATGTTGGAATGAATCCACTTAATTTATTATAGCCAAGTTCTAAAACCAACATGTTGCTTAAGTTACCTATTTCCATAGGAATAGTGCCTTGAAGCTCACAATCTTCGGCATAAAAGTATTGAAGGGATTTTGAAAGGTTCCCAATATAAGTAGGAAGAACGCCACTCAATGGATTTTCTGAAACTCCTATGGTTTTCAAATTCTTACAATTCGTCAAAGAAGAAAGAAAGCTCCACTCATGATCAGTAGCAGATCCTGTGATCAAATTATTGTTTACGATTCGGAACCATTCAAGCTGTCTTAAGTTGCCAAGCGTTTTAGGGATTGGGCCAGAGAATAAGTTATCTCCCAAGTCTAGTTTCGTAAGCATGGAAGCATTGGAGATAGAGTAGGGAATGTTTCTGCTAAGTTTATTTCCCCCCAAAAAAAGAAACTCAAGCTTTGGAGCATTGGTAATGGGTGGTAAATTACCTGTAAAATAGCATCTTTTAGTATACATATTAATTGAAtaccaaattcataaaatatataatacattaaaataaaaactgtAAAACTTCAAATcaattaagaataaaattttgGCATGGAAAAATGTGATGAAATCAATTAGAAAGTTGAGACATAATAAGAAGTTTTGAGTAGTAATTACTCATGATTTCTATAGACAAAACATATAATAcactgataattttttttaaaatattgtaaaacctgaaataaaataaaaaataaaagtttggcACGAGAATGTAGCATCTAATCATTCTTAAAAATAAGACTAGTTTGGCACGAGAATGTAGCATCTAATCATTCTTAAAAATAAGACTATCATTGAATAATAATTAGTTATGATTTGAGaaacaaaaatgttaaagatGTAAACTGGCATGATTTTTATCTAttgggttaattatttatttttattaaattatagtgtaaaatttaaagattattatttgctcaaaatttttgtatttttcgtatatttgaaatttaatctttatattttttattttctctgatttagtctctctactttttgaattgaaaattttaagtttatttattaacACTGTTAAAAGGTTTTTGTGTTAGTAtggcattttaaaaaataaaataaacttgataTCTATGTTTTTAATTATTCCAAATACTGTTTTACTATTCCAAGATAAATTATATGTGTCTAGACCAATATCTTAAGAACTATtgttgcatgtttaattattctaaagaattgttgattgagtcttagttgaAGTGCACtattctcctatttatgaatTGGGGAGTTGGTAAAGtactaaattttgatatattttaaaatattaaaaatttattaaaatattttttataaaaattgattgtaccacattatacaattttaatatcaaatttttaattttttttaaatattaacgaATATATACTTTATTTCAAGTTACACAATTTTTACTAGtttttaacttcttttttaatttttatcgtcttttataatttctaataattttttataattttttacaatatttacaatttctaacaatttttaataattttattatttaatacaaatttaaaatttaacaattttttatttttttaaaacaattatatatttataatgtagttattttttttataattttttttgaaattttaaagatttttttggtttttttttctagaTGATGATGCCATCATGATGACATCATATGCCACATGGCAATTTATAATTAGTTAAATATCTCAATCCATTTTTCTAACGTCAAATGGACTAAAACAAGAACACCTGATAATGTTAGAGACTACACTTGGAATGTTTGATAATATCAGGTACTAAAGTGGGCAAAAAATTAAGgactatattaaaaatatatctataatatatataaatgcatgGATTTTGAGAAACTTTTGAAATGATAATTATATAgtctttgttttttttactatattattgaattttttattttaaatattttttattacttttaagaTTTATCATATGTATGTATAAGAATTTtggttttactaaaatatttggtCAAATCAATTCACTTTATCAAAAAATCTAGCAtccttataaataaaaattttgattctattaaaaaaattattttaaaaaatatataataaaaatttaaaatttatattgaattactttatacttaaattattattagaaaCTTTATCATACACATACGTGCATTAGAACCATGTATTTAGAACttaaatttgtgttttaaaataacttatgataaataatgaaatgtataatttgaaactatttaataataacacatgGCATATCtaccatattaaaataaaaatagattaaattgtaagtaaaacataatttaaacatatgAATACATCAAATTACGAATACTAAATGAATACAGTTATTTATGATGATGTTGTTGTCAATTCCTAAGTTGGTGTCGAGTTAATTTGTGACATCATAAATTTAAgtgataaatttaaggttttatgtATTGATGCGGATTCAAATAtcaccataattttttttaaataaaaaactaaagtaccctcaaataatataacttatattaaatatgaaagggtagttttgtaatttctctaacgAGTTGGTGCCCGGTTGActcatgacaccaactcaatcaaaagcttcaataataatatagatattcacgttaaaaaaaaagtactttagttccaaataattatataacaagtaaatttataattgatgaataaatttataaaaatatatttatatgatctaatatattatatttatattaattatatatcatCTACAAACTTTGAAGATCAATTCATTAAGTatcaagaaaggaaaaaaatgaaattgaattaacaCTAAATCAATTTTTAGATTTTGTACAGATGATTTAatgatgataaaaaaattattagcactatttttgaattaacaaaaaattagtgatatattttagttatatttattatttattatttttaataatgtttttttaattatatgaagtaaaattaCAGTGTATACTAAATATGGTACATATACTTTAATTATAACtagaaaatttattatataaattaatatattttaattatattcaaccatttgaacaacaaaataaaaaaaataattagaataatttattttttaaagtttaatggaaattaaaaaattaaaaataaatcaattcatataaaatttgttgtttattatcagatgaaaatgataaaagtatATGACATAAATAGAAGAAACAAATTCAACACCATGTTTTTGGAGTTTGGaaaaaattaaagtgaaaaaCATACCTTCTAATTTGTTGTCATGGAGACCTATTTTTTCGAGCATAGTTGAATTAAAAATACTTGATGGAATCTGACCTGCACACATAGTCGAAAATTGAAGTGAAAAACATACCTTCTAAATTGTTCAACTAAAAATACTTTAAGCATATTTTTTAGTAAAGCCCTTCAAGCTTGGGAAGATGTTGACACGTTGACACATATCATTAGGCAAAGACTAATAGCTTTCAAAGAAGAAATCTTGAAGATGGAAGATGGAACCTGACCAGATAATTGATTGAGTCCCAAGTTCAAGATCTCTAGATTAGACATGTTAGCAAGTGTTTCAGGGATTGTGCCTATAaagttattatttttcatttccagCCTTCGAACTCTGTGTATGTTCCAAAGCCATGATGGAATTTCCCCATTAAGACGGTTGTAGCTTAATCGAAGGATCCGCAAACGATGCAATTGGCCCAATTCTTTAGGGAGATGGCCATAGAAATGGTTGCTACTCAAGTCGAGAGAGAGTAGAAATGAAAGATTTCCAAGGTGTGGAGGGATAGTACCCCTAAGATTCATGCTTGTAAGATTCAAAGCTGTAACTCTTTTATGGAGGATGCCACAAGAAACACCAATCCAATTGCAAACAGAGGTTGAGACAGTCCAATTGTTTGGCAAGACATTTTGAGGACCGGCGATGCGATCCTTAAACTCGAGAAGTGCAAACTGATCGGAGTTGAGATTTCTGACTGTCATAGCCAAGCAAAGTACGGAACATGGTATGAATAAAGCTAAAAGAAGATGAAAGCAAGTGTTGTAGTTCATGATTGCAAGACagaataagaaaagaaaataaaataaaaaaaagtaggaAAAGGGAAGTTGAGTTGATAAAATAGTTTGGATGATGAATAAAAGCCCAGACAGCATGCTTTAATATGTTTGGATGATAAATTTAAACTTGATAAATTTAAGACTACCCTAAAAATACGTAcaaagaaatttcaaaatttcaaaataaatacgTACAAAGAAgcgaattttcaaaatttctcctAAATTTTCTTCACATTACTCTACATAAtccattaaaaaaaacttaaaaaatatattttattaattactatatattcttttattttcagaatcataaattgtttaaaatatgctattagtccctgtaatttaaaagttaaaaaaattcaatcctcctatttttctaatttaaaaattctagtccaatcaattttaattccattaaaaaatttcaacttaatagattttttattatcAATCATATGCAACATTATATGAAGACAGTCTACTCAGCATATATCCAAGTTTAcagattttaatagaaaatacttACAATCCTAATGGTAGGACTAAGTTTTTTAAACTAGAAAAGTAAGAagacttaatttttaactttttaagtacaaggattaaattttaaatgttgtcAAAGTACAAGCACTAACAAAATATTTTGATCTAATAAATGTAAAAAACTTTTTAAACAAAATAAGGTTTGAAATAATCTATTTGtccttgtaattttataaatttgagatttaatctttatacttaaaaggttaaaaattaagtcttcttgtttttatttaaaaatcttagtcctattgttaatattattttttttgccaaaatttgtcAACTTTACATATTAATTAGGTTTCCCTTATATGTCGTGGTATATGACTAACACAAAATAAGCAAGTTGACAAATTCTGACAAAAAATATCAAAGATGATAAtaattggattaaaatttttaaattgaattaataacCTTTAATGTATAAGGAATGGATATCAAATATTTATAGGAATAAAgggactaacaacatattttaaccagAAAATAATATGAGTGATTAGAatgaatctaaaattttatagaaataaAAGAGACTAACAACATATTGATAACTTTCAAATCTCCTTCGATCATCCTTTTTCTacgtagaaaaagaaaattaattagcATCTAAAGTGTCAATTAATGAAACCTTCAAAAGAAAATGTGAAAGTGATTTATCAAACAATAATATTCTaacttataatatatttaattacatttagtAATTTATCAATCAAAACTTATTTAACATCCATCAATACTTCATACATAAAAAACGCAAGCATAAATTACCATTTAACTCAGATTTAACTTTGCAagtaaacttaaaattttatttaattttgttactaaATTTGATTTGTTCACTATAGAGTTTGGTGacttaaaataaaagtaataaaaagttATTCTTTCAGATatctttttaatgtttaataataaattaatttataaaatatacttTCATTGGACACAGGCCTCCAAAGCGGTGAACCACTAATCAAATTAATTTGGGGATACCTAAATTTGTTTTCATCaattaagaaatttaaaaaattgttgaGACCTCATGATTATCTTTTATAATTTCAGGCTTATCAACTATTTTGAAAACAACAAAACGTCTTACaccaaaaactaaaaaataaaaacgtCGACATTAAATTTGTTGGTATGCAATCAATTTTAAGTTGGTTTTTGGGGTTATATATCACTTTAGCATTGACTTACTTTTCTACTCTTAGTCTTCTCcaacaagttaaatatttgaattttaacaACATTGGCAGGTCTTTGGGGTAGGGTCGACCAAAACTTAATAGAAACAGATGATATAGGTTGAGTTGGCTCGGCCAATTCGAGTCGACTtgttcaaattatttaaattagtaaattttaggGTGCagttagaattttttgttttgagATGCTAAGATTAAAAAATTTCAGTtgctaaaacaaaaaatttgtatttaaaaaggcataaattaaataattaagtttttCAAGTTTCCATTTAATCAAaggttaaaaggactaaattgaagctttttatttttaagaaaggCTGAATGCCAAATTGCCCAAAGCCCATGCCCCTAGCTATACAACTAACTTTTCTATGATTAGTCCTTGGTTTGCTTTGGGTGGAATCTTCCAACTAGCCTCATCCTTCGTTTTACTTTCCAACAATTAGTTTATCAtgagttttgttttctttaaaaaaatatttttgtggaTATTAGGAGAtaatgaaaattaatttagtatgaaattttaataaaactggaaaataagtaatttatttaaGAGATCACAATTAAACGTTAGAtttccaatttttaaattttaaattattttgacaaTTGCATAATATTTTGAGCATTGTAGGAATGCCATAATCTTCCCTACGCATAATCGACTCTTGAGCATGATGGATCCTAGGCCTTCTCctctattctcgtaccacaaactgcttcgagtgtggatTCGAACAAtcacaaattaaacacaaaaccaGAAAtgatttattactttcaatagcaaagtaattctctctcaatagaaaccaatagaattgtaattcctaaaaaataaaatttatttttggaaaatataTTCCCACTACTTTCTAGCAGAATAATAATATGTGAAACTTATGtcttgtgttaatagctctaccagcactatctatttatagggagagacaCGAGAATCCTGGTTGACTTAGTAAAACacgaataatatttatttcattgaaaacaaTATTCCACCCTAAGTAGATCAAGTTTGTATGACGCATGGATCGAAGCTCAATctaggagaaaaaaaaaaggaattttctTTGTAAAGAAAATCTGAGATTGTActattttcaaagttataaataaaattataagctaaattttcAAGTCAATTTTCAACTCCAATTTTGTATGCACAAATTTCTAATACACTTGGTGGGACATTCTTTGACTTTTATCTATTCTCTCAAAAAGTTAAAGTTCAAAGTTGCATTAAACTCAAAGAAGATAATCATTAGTAAACCAGCTCACAAGCCTGCTCAAGCTAATCCTACAACTTGTTCCACTTCATCATCAAACACCAATGTTCTTGCTTATCCTTATGGAATTAAACAGTCTCATTTTTTGCATTTTGGATACACACctagttttgtttgatgctaaaacagtccctgagcactccaaagcctataattgaacaaataacactaatttaatcttACATAACGTGATCCCAAATTGAACTTGTatcgaggttttaacccataagTGACTAAACTTTACCTTCAACCGATGAACAGTCATTCCCACATAAACTAAGACTCCGATTGGCgattacgagcccttgaatcctcccctaattggcataaacaaaacacttcagaagaaagttaacaaacagagacaaatcacttatctaaaacttacTGAATGATCACAGACAAACGTGGGGCGACACAAggcagagtgggaaaagaaaaatcaagaggATGAAGGGTGAAAGAGAGCAGAAATTTGGTAGCAATAAAGAGAAAACGGTAAGAGGGtggagggattttggggaaagtaaaaaaaaaaagatgaacagaatatttgataactaccccaatcccttatttctctccatcaaactctccactaaatccactactcgaatttttagtccatctcaaactctcctgGACGCATGAGCAAAAAATAATGCCCATGCCAAAATTTGAACACAtgacctccttcacaccaacactccacttatccactagaccaacaggctcattcttttaattatttgtcaacttttacttaaaagcctactgaccaaaaaataccaaaatttgcccaagtcctagattgaacttgggacctcccaaacacacccagaacacatagCCAATTTTCAAGCAATCTGACATGAATTCTCAATCACAATTAATTGAATTCAAGATATATTTGGATGAGAAgacaaatatttcaattttaacacAAACCAATGCTTGGGATGATTTGGGATAAGAACTCCAACATTTTAAGATcacattttcttttataatttcagGCTTATCAACTATTTTGAAAACAACAAAACGTCTTACaccaaaaactaaaaaataaaaacttcgACATTAAATTTGTTGGTATGCAATCAATTTTAAGATGGTTTTTGGAGTTATATCTCACTTTAGCATTGACTTACTTTTCTACTCTTAGTCTTCTCCAACAagttaaatatttcaattttaacaaCATTGACAGGTCTTTGGCCGAATAATTTTAAACGTCTCATCATTGcaaaaatgaaataatagaaaaGAAAGAGTAGCCATTTTATGAAATCTATAATTCCAACtgtgaataaaatataaattttatgaatgtGGACAAgccattttatttataattttctgTGTTTTTCTGActttttttaagtcattttctttgtttcctaACCAAAAAATTTGCCCATcactttaaatataaatttaaatataaattttctttttaaaatataaattacttgTCACAATTCATCTTTCTAAGTCAATTTGCCATCACTTTAACATACACTAACTGTTCTATGATTAGTCCTTGGTTTGCTTTGGGTGCAATCTTCCAACTAGCCTCATCCTTGGTTTTACTTTCCAACAATTAGTGTATTACGGGTTTTGTTTTCcttaataaatatttttgtgGATATTAGGAGATACTGAAAATTATTTcactatgaaattttaataaaactgGAAAATAAGTAATTTCTTTTAAGAGATCACAATTAAACATTAGATttccaatttttaattttaaagttttttgacAATTGCATAATtaataaggtaccaattttgagaGTTGTAGGAATGCTATAATCTTCCCTACGCATAATTGACTCTTGAGCATGATGGATCCTAGACCTTATCCTCTATTCTCGTACCAGAAATTGTTTCGAGTGTGGTTCGAACAAtcacaaattaaacacaaaaccaGAAAtgatttattactttcaatagcaaagtaattctctctcaatagaaaccaatagaattgtaattccaagaaaataaaatttattttttgaaaatatattctCACTACTTCCTAACAGAATAACAATATGTAATACTTATGtcttgtgttaatagctctaccagtactatctatttatagggagacaCACGAGAATCCTGGTTGAATTAGTAAAACACGAGTAATATTTATTTCATAGAAAACAATATTCTACCTTAAGTAGATCAAGTTTGGATGACGCATGGATCGAAGCTCAATCTAggagaaaaaaataaaggaattttCTTTGTAAAGAAAACCTGAGATTGTACTATTTTCgaagttataaataaaattatacgcCAAATTTACAAGTCAATTTTCAACTGGAATTTTTTATGTACAAATTTCTAATAGACTTGGTGGgacattttttgaattttatctatTCTCTCGAAAAGCTAAAGTTCAAAGCTGCATTAAACTCAAAGAAGATAATCATTAGTAAACCAGCTCACAAGCCTGCTCAAGCTAATCCTACAACTCGTTCCACTTCATCATCAAGCACCAATGTTCCTGCTTATCCTTATGGAATTAAACAAAAGACAAAAGCTCTCTAAGAGTTATTTGAACAGACAAAATATTCAGATGTGTTGAGATGGAAAGTGACAACGCAAAGTTGATTGAAACTATTTGTAACGGGTTGGCTACAATAAGTAGTGTTGTGAAGTAAGATAGATTCACGATTGGTGTTCCAAAATTGAGTAGCTAGTTATCTTGGAAGATCCTCCACATTATGTGAGATGCTGGCTTGAAGAAGATATTAGACAATTGCTAGTGACTGATGATAATTTTCATTTGGACTGATGCTTGCTTAATTTTCTAAGCTTAtgttcaaccaaaaaaaaaaaattaaatatgtctaaatgatcatagagttaacatttagtgtataaaaaattaatatataatttgttttCAATTGTAGTTTAGTTCTAGAAATACCAACGATGAACCTTAAAACGGaaatgaaaattacaaaaaaaaaaaaacaaaccacATCTATTATCAAACCAACAATCCATGTCTAAACTTAAATTAACAAAATTCGTTACGCAACTCGGTACACTATTTTATATAATCAATATATTAGATTTATTCTTGATGCACATGTTTTATtatagttaaaaattaaaatatatgatttactAAGTTTTAATTGAATTAGTATTGGTATTATATCAGTGTAGGAAAATGTGAGTTTAATCGTACTTAAATATGTATCCTCCAACTCAACAGTTGGGAAAAGgttattgataattaaattataccaATTTTTACAATATCTAAAAAGCATTCATAAACATATTCATATTGATGGGCTCTTTCATTATTAAACTTTTTTTCTCTCACAAGTAAAAGTACTTGTGGTGAGGatcatgtaaaataataaacTGAATAATTTTAAACGTCTCATCATTGCGaaaatgaaataatagaaaagaagacattttatgaaatttacaaTTCCAACtgtgaataaaatataaattttatgaatgtGGACAAGcaattttatttaactttttttaaagtaattttctttgtttcctaACCAACATGAAATTACTTGTCACAATTCATCTTTTTAAATGAGAAACATTTTCCACAATTTGCCATCACTCCAACATACACTAACTTTTCTATGATTAGTCCTTGGTTTGCTTTGGGTGCAATCTTCCAACTAGCCTTATCCTTGGTTTTACTTTCCAACAATTATTGTATCCTCCTCATTACTTTTACTTACCGACGGATGAAAAATTCACTGATCAAATTAattcaaagattttttttttctaaatcaagTGAATTCAcgagttttattttctttaaaaaatatttttgtggaTATTAGGAGATactgaaaattattttactatgaaattttaataaaattggaAAATAAGTGATTTATTTAAAGGGATCACAATTAAAcattagatttttaattttttaattttaaatttttttgacaatTGCGTAATTAATAAGGTACTAATTTTGAGCATTGTTGGAGTGCTATAACCTTCCCTATGCATAATCGACTCTTAAATTCACTTTTTTCTCTAGAATTTTAACAAACTTACAAAatgatttaatgatatttaattattgatgggtaaaaaaattatatcatataaattccgaataattaattatatatctaCATATTATAACCAATTCATCTTTCAAAATTATTTCCTTATAATTAAagcaaaaattatatttataaaattctaaatatattataattcttgtaaatatatatatttacatatataagtccaaattgtaatagagttaacatttattgtataaaaaatgtcttgaaattttttttttcaatttcaaaagaactattccatttataaaaccataaaactttaaaaatataaactctattaaataaaaataataatatttttaaacaataaatattgaCTTTATTTTAAATTGACATTATCTAATTCTTTTTAATATGTATCGCTAAGCTTTACATTAATATACATGTTTTATTTgttcgttattattattattattattattattattattattattattatttctatgattattatattatacttatCGGACTACAATCATAACCATGTCTATTATCATtcgataaaaaaaaaattaagtgttgagTATAATGACAAGGCACATTACACTCTGAAGGGGAGATTAAGGTTTGGACAAAGGAAGAATATGATTCAAATTTTGGAGACAACATTCTTGAAATGAGCAACCATAAACCCCGATTATGAACCATAAAACGATCATGAAAAGTACCCAAAAAAACACATTTATTACCAAATAGTAATCCATCTAAggattaaattaacaaaattcaccATCCAACCGTGTAgactattataaatatatatactatatttATTCTTCATGCaaatgtttattatatttaaaaattaaaatatatggttgattgagttttagttgTGTTAATATTGAAATTATTGTCAGTGCAAAAGAACATGAGTTCAATCATGTTTAAATACGTTTTATACTCCAATTTAGGAGTTGGAGAGGATTCTCAATAGTTAAATTATATCAGTTTTTGtctattt
The genomic region above belongs to Gossypium hirsutum isolate 1008001.06 chromosome D05, Gossypium_hirsutum_v2.1, whole genome shotgun sequence and contains:
- the LOC107903674 gene encoding receptor kinase-like protein Xa21: MNYNTCFHLLLALFIPCSVLCLAMTVRNLNSDQFALLEFKDRIAGPQNVLPNNWTVSTSVCNWIGVSCGILHKRVTALNLTSMNLRGTIPPHLGNLSFLLSLDLSSNHFYGHLPKELGQLHRLRILRLSYNRLNGEIPSWLWNIHRVRRLEMKNNNFIGTIPETLANMSNLEILNLGLNQLSGQIPSSIFNSTMLEKIGLHDNKLEGNLPPITNAPKLEFLFLGGNKLSRNIPYSISNASMLTKLDLGDNLFSGPIPKTLGNLRQLEWFRIVNNNLITGSATDHEWSFLSSLTNCKNLKTIGVSENPLSGVLPTYIGNLSKSLQYFYAEDCELQGTIPMEIGNLSNMLVLELGYNKLSGFIPTSIGGLRNLQSLGLSSNKLGGPISESLCDLERLYNLFLGLNKLHGSIPSCLGNITSLGYLWLHSNKLSSAIPSTLWNLKDILKIDLSSNHLHNSHAIDVGNLRSLLKLNLSRNLLTGDILSTFGGLQTLVSLDLSNNILHGHIPESFDGLISLEFLDLCNNNLSGVIPKSLEKLLYLKYFNVSFNRLEGEIPSKGCFSNFSSTSFMKNYALCGPPRLLVPPCKNDIHKNSQMIILHAFRYGLPTIGIVVVLTVLTIMYRRCQRRSTTLPIKDDLLSLKTPRRISHAKLSRATNGFEESNMLGSGSFGYVYKGRLSDGMEVAIKVFNLQTEGAFRSFDIECDAMRNIVHRNIVKVITCCSSVDFKALVLDYMSNGNLEKWLHSEICFLDIIQRVDIMIDVEGAIEHLHNGHPTPIIHCDIKPRNILLDEDMVAHVGDFGVAKLLGEGEVMKQTMTLATIGYMAQEFGSAGIVSIKSDVYSYGIVLIETFTKKKPTDNVFVEEESIRHWMERSLPKGAIEIADVDLLRREDEYMVVKANCISSIMELALNCSAELPEERKDMKDVVVELKKIKQRLLNNIQHF